A window of Chryseobacterium aquaeductus genomic DNA:
CTTTCCACAATACAGTTTTTCCTGAATAGAAGAAAATTGAATTAAGTTTTTTTGATAAATCATTTTTTAAATTAAATTTTATCTTTAATTTTTGACATAATGAAAAAATCTTCTGCACTTTTGCAGAAGATCAAACAATGATAAATTATTAAAAGTATAATTCTCAATTTATAAAGACAAACTAGTATGGTTTAAGCTCAATAGGATTATATTGATCATAAAATTTTCTTGAATTTTTATTAAGTTGTCTTATAGTTTCGGGATCTGTGCTACCTAAAATATCAGAAAAGTCTGTGGTTAAAAAAGAATCTTTTTTCCATTGATATGCTTTCTCCTTTTTAGCAGGTCTCACATTTTTATATGAGTTAGCAAAAGGGCATACACTTTTTCTCTTTTTAAAGCTGTATAATTTATAGTGAAAGTTTTCTTTGTCATCATACAATTCTAAAATAAGACCGGGAAGTTTATTGAACTTATATGGTCCGAAGTTTAATGGTATTTTAGGATTAAAATATGCTATCCAGTTTCTTCCATATTTGGTAGTTACAGCTTTTTGACATCTGGCATTACCAATTTTTTTGAATTCATTAACTAATTTCCATTCAATATTATTTGGTTCATCATAAGAAACATAAGCGGTAGTAACGGGAGTTGTAACATATATTTTAGCAGTAGTAATACCAATATTCTCAGGATATTCGCTGTCATAATTAGAAAAAGTTTTGAAATCATTTTCTACATTTCCGGTTTCTTTAATTTTTTTGTAAAACTTAAGGGAATCACCAACATAGACATTCATACTCTTAAAATAGGACTCTTTACTATTCATTAACAGTATAAAAGTTGTTAATTGGCTTTTAGCATTTGGAAGATTGCTATTCTTAAAATCTAATGTATATCCAGCTTGATATTCAGAATTAAAACTTTTTTGAGCTTTCAACTGAAAAATTAAAAAAGTGAGAATCAAAAAATATATTTTCTTATTCATAATAATAGAAAAGGCTATTTTCAATAAATCAAAAATAGCCAAATTTAAGTTTTCGCAAATTATAACTAGTGTAAAAAACGATACTTGCTGGAACTGTTCCACAAGCACTGTAATTTAGTTGTTTCAACGTATGTGTCAGTTGTTCTCTAGTCATGTGTTTTACAGAAGATCCATCGATTTGGAAAACAACATTACACGTTGTTCTAAAAGGAAATGCACTTACTATAGATCCGATAATTACTGCTCCAAGAACTAATAATTTTTCATAAATATTTTTTTGGCTGTTACATAGTCACAAATTTATTAAAAAAATAAATCTAAAATGTAAAAAATACATTAAATTTATTTTTTATTAGAATTAAATGAACATAAATCAAAATTAGTAACTAGAATTAATTAAAATAGAATAGTTATTTAGTTAAATTTACAATTGATAAATCAAATATTATACGAATTATTAAAACATAAAACCACAATGATGAAAAAAAATTATTACCAAAAAATGGCATTTCTTGGTGTGCTGTTACTTACGCTTCTTGCTTTTCAAAAATATACAGAAACGTCTGAAGAGGCTTTTCCCGAAGTGTCTTTTATTTCTGAAAATTTACCTGTTGAGGCTCTTTCAGAATTTGATCCGAATGATTTAGGCAAAAATCAATGGCAAAAATTGGGTTTTTCTGAAAAACAAACTGCTTCGATCTTAAAATACAAGCAAATTGTTGGCGGAAAATTCCTTTCAAAAGAACAGTTCAAAAAGTGCTATGCTGTTTCTGAAGAAAAATTCTCTCAACTTGAAACATTTATTTTACTTCCCGAAACTAACTCTGAAGCAAAAGGAAATTCTAATTTTAAAAGTTTCGAAAAGAAGTCTTTAAACATCAAAAGAAAATTTAATCCTGATCAACTTTCTCAAACTGATTGGGAAAATATGGGTTTTTCTGAGAAACAGGCTGCGGCAATTTTAAAGTATAAAAGTTATCTCGGCGGAAGTTTTGTAAGCAAAGAAAAATTCAAAGAATGCTTTATCATCAATGAAGAAAATTATGCAAAGCTTGAACCTTATCTAATTCTTCCTGCAAAAACTCCTGCCAATTTCAATTCTTTCGCAGGAAAATCTAAAACTTTCAAAACTAGAACTCTTCAAACCACTTTTGATCCCAACACACTAGATGTTCAAGGTTGGATGGTTTTGGGATTCTCTGAAAAACAAGCGAATGTAATCGTTAATTATCGTGAAAGAAATTTGAAAGGAAGTTTTAAAACTTTAGAGGATGTAAAAAACTGCTTTGTGATTTCAGCAGAAAAGTTTGAAGAATTAAAGCCATTTATAAGATTCAATGCTTCTACAATGGCGAAAAATTCTGGCGAAAAAAAATCTGATCTCAAACAGGAAAAGACAGATTTCTCAAAAACTGATATGAATTCCATCACTTTCAGACAGCTTTTAGAATTCGGTTTAGACGAAAAAAGTGCAGGCTCAATGATTGGTTTCAGAAAAAAACTGGGCGGTTTTATGACCAAAGAACAGATTTTAGAAACGTATAATATTGACAAAGAATTGGTTCAGAAATTATTGAATATGGCTCCGCTCGATAATTCAAAAGTTCAGCGATATACTTTGATTGATGCTCCGGAAGAATGGCTGAAAAATCATCCTTATTTTAAATATTCTGCAGATAAAATCATCTTTTACAGAACCTCAAATCCTGATGAGAAAAAAATCTGGAAATATCTGAAAACCAAACCTGAATATGAATTGAGAATGAGGTTGTATTTGAAGTAGTTGTTGGTTGTTGGCAAAATTACTTTTTGCTTACAGCAACTCCGTTGAATATTCGGGAGAAAGCGAAACAATTCCTTCTATCAAGCTTTCGGGATGCGTGGTGAAGCCTTTTAATTTTGATGTTTTCCCTTTCAAAACTAAATCTAAAAGTTGTTTTTCAGACAATTTTTTACCAAATATTTCAAACGGAATTTTGAAGCCGCAGTTTTTGTAATCTGAGCAGCCAACTGCGGTTTTTCCTTTGATTAGCTGATGAGTTTTGCATTTTGGGCATTGAGTTTCCTCCCAAGTCTGCAATTCTTTTTTTACTGCCGGTTCACGTTTTTTCTTTTCTGCAACTTCTTCTTTTTCTTCATGCAGGGTGAAGACTTTTGCTTTTCCGTCAACTACTTTTTTGGTCAGTTCTTTGATCATCTGTATCAATTCTTCTTTGAACTGATTGGCTTCATATTCACCGCTTTCAATCTTGCGAAGTTTCAATTCCCATTCACCCGTTAATTCCGGACTTTTCAGCACTTCATCTTCAATGGTATCAATTAATTGAATTCCGGTTTGCGTGGCAACGAGATTTTTCTTTTTACGCTCAATATATTTTCTCTTAAAAAGAGTTTCGATAATATTGGCTCGGGTTGATGGTCTTCCGATTCCGTTGTTTTTCAGCATTTCACGAAGCTCTTCATCATCAACCTGTTTTCCGGCAGTTTCCATGGCGCGGAGTAATGTTGCTTCAGTGTAAGCTTTTGGTGGCGAAGTTTTTCCCTGATGAATCATTGGTTCGTGAGATCCAGTTTCTCCGGCAGTAAAGTTAGGGATGGTCTGTTCTTCGTCTTTATCTTTTTCGGAAGGTTCTTTCGTATCTTTGGCGTACACTGCTCTCCATCCCGGCTCCAGAATTTGTCTCCCACTCGTTTTAAAAGGAATCGTTCCTACTTTAGCTTCCACCAAAGTATTTGAAATTTTACATTCCGGATAGAAAACAGCGATAAAACGCTTGGCAATCAGATCATAAATCAGTTTTTCTTCTCTGCTTAAATTTTGCGTGGGCGGAATTTCAGTAGGAATAATCGCATGGTGATCAGTCACTTTTGCATCATCAAAAACAGACTTGGATTTTGGGATTGGTTGTTCCAGCAAAGGTGAAATTAAATCTTTATAAATAACCATACTTTGAAGAATTCCACCAATTTTAGGATATAAACTTTCTGATAAATAAGTGGTGTCTACACGCGGATAGGTGACGTGCTTTTTCTCGTAAAGACTCTGTATATATTGTAAAGTATGGTCTGCAGAATAACCGTATTTTTTGTTGGCTTCCACCTGAAGTCCGGTAAGATCAAACAATCTAGGATTTTTCTCTTTTCCTTCTTTTATTTCAAACGAAACAATCTCAAACGGATTTACTTTAAGATATTCCAACCCTTTTTCTGCGCGTTCCAAAGTTTTTAATCGGTCGATGGCTGCGTTGAAAATGACGTCTCTGTATTTGGTTTTCAGTTCCCAATATTCTTCGGTTGAGAATGCATCGATTTCTTTCTGACGCTGAACCAGCATCGCCAAAGTAGGAGTCTGCACTCTACCGATGGACAAAACTGCTTTGTTTCCGCCGAATTTTTTGGTGAAAAGTCGTGTGGCATTGATTCCCAATAACCAATCTCCTATCGCTCTGGCATTTCCTGCTAAATATAAATTTTTGTAATCCTCGGCAGGCTTTAATTTCTGAAAACCTTCTTTTATCGCTTCTTCGGTAAGAGAAGAAATCCACAAACGTTGTACGGGTTTGTCGCATTTTGCTTTCTGCAAAACCCAACGCTGAATGAGCTCTCCTTCCTGTCCTGCATCCCCGCAATTGATAACTTCATCACATTCTGCAACCAATCTTTCAATGACTTTAAACTGATTTTCTACGCCTTTGTTGGGAATTAATTTGATTCCGAAATTTTTTGGAATGATGGGCAGCAAAAACAAATTCCAGGATTTGTATTGCGGACCGTAATCGTGAGGTTCTTTGAGGGTGCAAAGATGTCCGAACGTCCATGTCACGCAGTAGCCGTTTCCTTCCATATAGCCTTGTTTCGGCATGGTTGCACCCAATACTTTGGCAATATCTCTGGCAACACTGGGTTTTTCGGCAATACAAAGTTTCATGAATAATCTGGGTTATGGAAAGGGCTGCAAAAATCGGGATTTTTTTTGGAATCTATAGAATGGTATTTTAGAAAAGATTTTTATTCATTTTATTTCGCAGTTGCCGATGCGATCATTTACAATGCTTATTTTATGAGTTACTTTGATTTTTTTAGCAACAACATTGCTCATATTATCGTTACTTATGGCGGTGTCTATTTTATTTTTCACAATGCTTATTCTATATTTTACTGTGCTTATTTTACTTTTGCCGATGCCTGAATTACTTGATCAGCTGCTGGTTCTATAAATGCAGGTGCTCATATTATAATTGCCGATAAATGAATTTCTGTAAAACTTCACAGTATTATTTTTCTTATTTAATTTATTAAGACACATTATTTAACGTATATCATAATTTCTAAATACTACACATTAAACACTACTCACTATCAATTACTTACATTAAAATATAATTTTAAACCCAAAAAGTCCATAAAATAAGTAGACTAATAAAAATATATGTTTTATATTTGCACCCGTAATCAGGTTTGGAAATGAAAAAGAAAACAAAATTCAGATACAATTCTATGAAGAAGATAAACATCATGTACATGATGATGCATTGCTGTATGCCTTTGTACATGAGTTTTAGTGGATGACCTTACTTTATTATGACATTTTTTAAAGGCTCTACCACGTTGTAGAGCCTTTTTTATTTAACAACAATTCAGGAAAATGATAGAAATCAAGAACATTTCAAAGACATTTCATCAGAAGAAACAGTCTTTTAAAGCTTTGGATGATGTGAGTTTACAGATCAATAGAGGTGATATTGTAGGAATCATCGGATTTTCCGGAGCAGGAAAAAGTACACTGATCCGAACCGTGAATCTTCTGGAAAGACCGGATCAAGGACAAATCTTGATCAACGGAAGAGATTTCATTCAATTAAAGTCAAAACAGCTGGCGAAAGAGCGAAAAAAAATCGGAATGATTTTCCAGCATTTTAATCTGCTTTCTTCGAGGACGGTTTTTGAAAACATTGCTCTTCCGTTGGAACTTGATGATCTTAAGAAAGAAAAAATTAATGAGAAAGTACTTGAACTTTTAAGAATTGTAGGGCTGGAAGAAAAAGCCAATGAATACCCAAAAAGTCTTTCCGGCGGACAAAAACAAAGAGTTGCCATTGCAAGAGCACTAGCAAATGATCCTTACCTCCTTCTCTGTGATGAAGCGACAAGTGCACTTGATCCGGCAACTACAAAGTCTATTTTGGAACTTTTAAAAGATATTAATAAACGTTTGGGAATTACCATTTTACTAATCACCCACGAAATGGAAGTCATCAAAGAAATCTGCAACCACGTTGCGGTAATTAACAAAGGAAAACTAGTCGCAAAAGGAACTTTACAGGAAATTATTTCTCAAAGAGAACATCCTGTAATCAAACAATTTATACACTCAGGAAACATGACAATACCTCAAGAATTAAACAAAAAACTGCAGAAAGAGCCAAATCAAGGTTTGTTTCCGCTGGTGGAAATAGAACTTAACGAATTGATCAGCGTGGAACAACTGCTTTCAAAAATACATGATGAATACAAAATTCCTTATCAGCTTCTGAAGGCTGATCTGGAATATTTGGGAAATTCAAATTTTGGAACACTACTGATTCATCTGAAAGGTGAGTTGGAAGAAAACCAGAAAGTAATCTATTATTTTAATCAGAATAAAATACAAAATACACTGAGAGGTTATGCTTAACGAAACAATGATTTCACTTTTATCTAAAGGAGTTTGGGAAACTGTTTTTATGACTTTCGCATCAGGATTTTTTGGTTTTGTCTTAGGATTACCCATAGGAATTCTGCTGTTTCTCACCAAGAAAAATCAACTTCTGGAACATGTTTTTTACAACAGAATTTTATCCGTTTTGGTTAATATTTTCCGCTCTATCCCATTTATTATTCTGATTGTCTGGATGATTCCTTTCACGAGATCTCTGGTGGGAACTTCTATTGGTGTGAATGCCGCTTTGGTACCTTTAAGCATTGGTGCAGCACCTTTTATCGCAAGATTGGTTGAAAACAGCTTGCTCGAAATTCCTCAAGGATTGATAGAAACTGCACGAGCTTTGGGTGCGTCTCCTATTCAGATCATCAGGAAGGTTTTGTTGCCGGAAGCACTTCCGTCATTGATTAATAATGCCAGTATTACGTTGATTACGCTTGTAGGATATTCTGCAATGGGTGGCACCGTAGGAGCAGGCGGATTGGGACAAATCGGTTACCAGTACGGCTACATCGGTTATAATGCAGTGATTATGAATCTTGTACTCGGCTTACTTGTGGCTTTGGTTTTTATCATTCAGTTTTCGGGTGATCGGTTGGCGAAAAGATTTGATCATCGGTGAGTTTTATAGTTGGCTAGTTATTTAGTTAAATAGTGATTCAGTTAGTATAGTTAATAGAAAATAGTTTACAATGAAAAAAATAAAAATTTTAGGTTTTGTTGCAGCAGGTTTGCTGATATTGAATGCTTGTAATTCACCAAAAAAAGACGATCCGAATTACATTAAAGTAGGAATAACTTCAGGTCCTGAACAGGAAATCGCCGAAACAGCAAAAAAAGTTGCCAAAGAAAAATATAATCTTGAAGTAGAACTCGTTTCTTTCAATGATTATGTAATCCCGAATGAAGCTCTGAACAACGGAGATATTGATGCGAATGCTTTTCAACACGTTCCTTATTTAACGGAACAGTCGAAACAAAGAGGCTACAAACTGGCAGTAATTGGAAATACTTTTGTGTACCCGATTGTAGCTTATTCTAAAAAGATCAAAAGTATTTCACAGCTTCAAAACGGAAGTACCATCGTAATTCCTAATGATCCTACAAATGGTGGTCGTTCCCTACTCCTTCTCCAGAAAAATGGTTTGCTGAAATTAAAAGAAGGCGTCGGATTACTACCAAAAGTTACCGATATTTCAGAAAATCCCAAGCAGCTGAAGATCTTGGAAATTGAAGCACCACAATTACCAAGAGTTTTGGATGATAAGGAAGTTGTAATCGCCATCATCAATAATAATTTTGCAGCACAGGCAGGATTGAATGCAAACGATTTCGGAATTTTTAAAGAAGATAAAGATTCACCCTATATGAATGTTGTTGTTTCGCGAGATGATAATAAAAATGACGAAAAAGTAAAGAATTTTTTAAAAGCATATCAGTCTGCAGAGGTTGCTGCCAAAGCTAAACAGATCTTTAAAGGTGGTGCTGTGAAGGGGTTTTAGGTTTTAGGTGGAAGATAATGTTTGTTGATTGATGGCAAAAATTACTCTTCATTGATTTTTAATTTCATTAATTAAAGAGAACAGAAATGAGTAATCTTTCTGTATTAAATTTTATTTTCTCATTTTGAGATAATGAATTATTTATTGTATTTTTGTTAGCAATCAATAAAAAAGTTTTTATGCTAAAGAAAACTGCCATTGCAGGTTTGTTCACACTTATATCTGCTTATTCTATGGCTCAGAATACGACGCTTCCAATTTATCTTGATGAATCTAAACCTGTAGAACAGCGTGTTCAGGATGCACTTTCAAGAATGACATTGGAAGAAAAAGTTGCCATGCTCCATGCACAGTCAAAATTCAGTTCGCCAGGCGTACCAAGGTTGGGAATTCCTGAATTCTGGACGACAGACGGACCACACGGTGTACGTCCGGAAGTAATGTGGGACGAATGGAACCAAGCCGGCTGGACGAATGATTCTGTCATTGCCTACCCTGCTTTAACCGCTTTATCTGCAACATGGAACAAAAAAATGTCCTGGAATTATGGTAAAGCATTGGGTGAAGAAGCACGTTACAGAAAAAAAGATATTCTTCTCGGTCCTGGAGTTAATATTTACAGAACTCCATTGAACGGAAGAAATTTTGAATATATGGGTGAAGATCCTTATCTGACTTCAAAAATGGTAGTTCCGTACATCAAAGGTGTACAATCCAATGGTGTAGCAACCAGCGTGAAACATTATGCTCTTAATAATCAGGAAATGTTCCGTCATACGAGTAATGTGATTGTAGATGACAGAACGTTGTACGAAATTTATCTTCCGCCTTTCAAAGCTGCGGTTACAGAAGGAAATTCGTGGACGATTATGGGTGCGTATGATATGTACAAAGGTCAGTACGCAAGTCAGAATCAATATTTGCTTAATGATATTCTTAAAAAAGAATGGGGTTACAAAGGAGTTGTAGTTTCAGACTGGGGTGCCGTCAACAATACAGAACAAGCGATCCACAACGGATTGGATCTTGAATTCGGAAGCTGGACCAATGGTCTTTCGGCAGGAACTAAAAATGCTTACGATAATTATTATTTAGCAAAACCCTATTTAGATTTAATTAAATCAGGAAAAGTCGGTACGAAAGAATTGGATGATAAGGTCACACGACTGTTGAATTTAGCTTACAAAACCACAATGAATACGAAGAAGCCTTTCGGTAATGTGGCTTCTGAAGAACATAAAGCTGTAGCAAAAGAAATTGGTGAAGAAGGAATTGTATTGCTAAAAAATCAAGGGAACGTATTGCCGATAGATTTAAATAAAGCAAAAAGAATCGCAGTCATTGGTGAAAATGCCATCAAGATAATGACTGTAGGCGGCGGATCTTCATCTTTAAAAGTAAAATATGAGACATTACCTTTGGATGGAATTAAATCAAGATTCGGAAAACAGGCAGATGTGAAGTTCGCCAGAGGATATGTAGGTGATATTGGCGGAGAATATAACGGTGTGCAATCTGGTCAGGATTTGAAAGACGAACGATCAGCAGACATATTATTAAAAGAAGCTGTAGATCTGGCAAAAAATTCTGATTATGTAATTTTTGTCGGAGGTCTCAATAAAAGTGACTTTCAGGACAGCGAAGGGAACGACAGAAAAAGCTACGGATTGCCCTATAATCAAGATAACGTGATAGCTGCTTTGGCAAAAGCTCATAAAAACTTTGCTGTTGTTCTGGTTTCCGGAAATGCCGTTGCGATGCCTTGGATAAAAGATGTACCGACTGTGCTTCAATCATGGTATTTAGGTTCTGAAGCCGGTAACTCTATCGCTTCAATTTTAGCAGGAGACGCCAATCCGTCTGGCAAACTTCCTTTCACTTTTCCTGTGAAGTTAGAAGATAATTCGGCGCATCAACTGGGAGAATATCCCGGAAATAAAGAAGAGTTGGCTGCCGGAAAAGGAAAAGATCAGAAAAACCCAATCAATATCAAATATAACGAAGGTATTTTCGTTGGTTATCGTTGGCACGATACTCAAAAAATCAAACCTTTATTCAGTTTCGGACATGGCTTAAGCTACACCACTTTTAAATTTGGAAAAGCGAAAGCCGACAAAACAACAATCTCCCAAAATGACACAATCACCTTTACGGTAAATATTAAAAATACAGGAAAGAAAGCCGGAGCTGAAGTTGTGCAGTTGTATATAAATGATATAAAATCTTCTGTTCCCCGTCCTTCGAAAGAGCTGAAAGGTTTTGAAAAAGTATTTTTGAATCCCGATGAAGAAAAGGAAGTAAGCATCACGATTGATAAAACTGCTCTAAGTTTCTTTGATGCAGAAAAGCATGAGTGGGTTGCAGAATCAGGAGATTTTGAAGCTTTAATTGGAAACTCGTCTGACGCTATCAAAACAAAAGTAAAGTTTACGCTAAAATAGCTTTCTTACAATTTTTTATAGATTCTCCGACACAGATTTTATCAAAGTGTCGGAGATTTTTTTTGATTTAAAGCAGACAGCGATTCATGTTTTTTTCAGCAAAAAAAGCCTTCCTCATAAAAGAAAAGCTAGAATTTCGTGATACATTCTTTTAAATCAAATTAATTGAATACTCAATCTTTTATGCATTCACACCAAATTTAGGATCTAAAGTTCCGGAATATGGAAGCAGGCTCTTAATTTTCCCAATAAGATCATCCATATCAAAGGGCTTCGGAACAAAATCAGTAGCACCTGCATCATCTGCAATAATGCTTCCGTCGACACTTGCTGAAAGTACGATTACAGGAAGATTTTCAAACTCTTCAGTGGCTCTTATTGTTTTTAAAACCTGATCACCAGATAGCACAGGCATCCATAAATCAAGTAAAAGAAGATCCGGAATTTGCGATTTTATTTCTTTAATTAAATTTGTACTGTTAATCTCAGTGATGACATCATACCCTTCAGACTCCAGCAGCATTTGCAAAACGTCTAGTATGCCTTGGTCGTCATCACAGACCATTATTTTTTTATTATCCATTATCTTCAACATTCATTATTGGTAATGTAAAGCTAAAGGTCGATCCTTTACCTATCTCACTTTCCACCCAAAGTGTGCCTTTGTGGTTGGCTATAATCTCATGAGAAATATAAAGACCGATACCCAAGCCCGGAAATTTTTTTTGTATATCTCTTGCTCTGAAAAATCTTTCGAAAATCTTTGCCTTATCCTGTGCGCTTATTCCCATTCCGTAATCCGTCACAGACACTTTGATAAAGTTTCCTACTTTGTTGAGATACACTTCTATTGTATTTGTACCCGGAGAATATTTTACAGCGTTGGATATTAAATTATTAATTACCTGAGAAATCTGCAATTCGTCACCCAAAATTACTGCATTTGTATTTCCTGAAAGAATAATTTTATAATCAGGTGTTGCAAGTGATAAATTTTCTACGGTGTCTTTGATTGTTTTATAAATATCAAAAGGTTCTTTGTGTAATTCGATATTTCCCGACTGTATTTTTGAGGTGTCCAAGAGTTCAGTAATCAAATTATTCAGCCTGTCTACATAGCTTCCAACTTTATCCAATGTGGTAGTATATTTTTGTGTCGCAGCCTCGGGAGGCATTCTCTGAAGTAGCTGCACA
This region includes:
- the metQ gene encoding methionine ABC transporter substrate-binding lipoprotein MetQ, which translates into the protein MKKIKILGFVAAGLLILNACNSPKKDDPNYIKVGITSGPEQEIAETAKKVAKEKYNLEVELVSFNDYVIPNEALNNGDIDANAFQHVPYLTEQSKQRGYKLAVIGNTFVYPIVAYSKKIKSISQLQNGSTIVIPNDPTNGGRSLLLLQKNGLLKLKEGVGLLPKVTDISENPKQLKILEIEAPQLPRVLDDKEVVIAIINNNFAAQAGLNANDFGIFKEDKDSPYMNVVVSRDDNKNDEKVKNFLKAYQSAEVAAKAKQIFKGGAVKGF
- a CDS encoding glycoside hydrolase family 3 C-terminal domain-containing protein, with the protein product MLKKTAIAGLFTLISAYSMAQNTTLPIYLDESKPVEQRVQDALSRMTLEEKVAMLHAQSKFSSPGVPRLGIPEFWTTDGPHGVRPEVMWDEWNQAGWTNDSVIAYPALTALSATWNKKMSWNYGKALGEEARYRKKDILLGPGVNIYRTPLNGRNFEYMGEDPYLTSKMVVPYIKGVQSNGVATSVKHYALNNQEMFRHTSNVIVDDRTLYEIYLPPFKAAVTEGNSWTIMGAYDMYKGQYASQNQYLLNDILKKEWGYKGVVVSDWGAVNNTEQAIHNGLDLEFGSWTNGLSAGTKNAYDNYYLAKPYLDLIKSGKVGTKELDDKVTRLLNLAYKTTMNTKKPFGNVASEEHKAVAKEIGEEGIVLLKNQGNVLPIDLNKAKRIAVIGENAIKIMTVGGGSSSLKVKYETLPLDGIKSRFGKQADVKFARGYVGDIGGEYNGVQSGQDLKDERSADILLKEAVDLAKNSDYVIFVGGLNKSDFQDSEGNDRKSYGLPYNQDNVIAALAKAHKNFAVVLVSGNAVAMPWIKDVPTVLQSWYLGSEAGNSIASILAGDANPSGKLPFTFPVKLEDNSAHQLGEYPGNKEELAAGKGKDQKNPINIKYNEGIFVGYRWHDTQKIKPLFSFGHGLSYTTFKFGKAKADKTTISQNDTITFTVNIKNTGKKAGAEVVQLYINDIKSSVPRPSKELKGFEKVFLNPDEEKEVSITIDKTALSFFDAEKHEWVAESGDFEALIGNSSDAIKTKVKFTLK
- a CDS encoding type IA DNA topoisomerase, with translation MKLCIAEKPSVARDIAKVLGATMPKQGYMEGNGYCVTWTFGHLCTLKEPHDYGPQYKSWNLFLLPIIPKNFGIKLIPNKGVENQFKVIERLVAECDEVINCGDAGQEGELIQRWVLQKAKCDKPVQRLWISSLTEEAIKEGFQKLKPAEDYKNLYLAGNARAIGDWLLGINATRLFTKKFGGNKAVLSIGRVQTPTLAMLVQRQKEIDAFSTEEYWELKTKYRDVIFNAAIDRLKTLERAEKGLEYLKVNPFEIVSFEIKEGKEKNPRLFDLTGLQVEANKKYGYSADHTLQYIQSLYEKKHVTYPRVDTTYLSESLYPKIGGILQSMVIYKDLISPLLEQPIPKSKSVFDDAKVTDHHAIIPTEIPPTQNLSREEKLIYDLIAKRFIAVFYPECKISNTLVEAKVGTIPFKTSGRQILEPGWRAVYAKDTKEPSEKDKDEEQTIPNFTAGETGSHEPMIHQGKTSPPKAYTEATLLRAMETAGKQVDDEELREMLKNNGIGRPSTRANIIETLFKRKYIERKKKNLVATQTGIQLIDTIEDEVLKSPELTGEWELKLRKIESGEYEANQFKEELIQMIKELTKKVVDGKAKVFTLHEEKEEVAEKKKREPAVKKELQTWEETQCPKCKTHQLIKGKTAVGCSDYKNCGFKIPFEIFGKKLSEKQLLDLVLKGKTSKLKGFTTHPESLIEGIVSLSPEYSTELL
- a CDS encoding response regulator, whose translation is MDNKKIMVCDDDQGILDVLQMLLESEGYDVITEINSTNLIKEIKSQIPDLLLLDLWMPVLSGDQVLKTIRATEEFENLPVIVLSASVDGSIIADDAGATDFVPKPFDMDDLIGKIKSLLPYSGTLDPKFGVNA
- a CDS encoding helix-hairpin-helix domain-containing protein, with protein sequence MMKKNYYQKMAFLGVLLLTLLAFQKYTETSEEAFPEVSFISENLPVEALSEFDPNDLGKNQWQKLGFSEKQTASILKYKQIVGGKFLSKEQFKKCYAVSEEKFSQLETFILLPETNSEAKGNSNFKSFEKKSLNIKRKFNPDQLSQTDWENMGFSEKQAAAILKYKSYLGGSFVSKEKFKECFIINEENYAKLEPYLILPAKTPANFNSFAGKSKTFKTRTLQTTFDPNTLDVQGWMVLGFSEKQANVIVNYRERNLKGSFKTLEDVKNCFVISAEKFEELKPFIRFNASTMAKNSGEKKSDLKQEKTDFSKTDMNSITFRQLLEFGLDEKSAGSMIGFRKKLGGFMTKEQILETYNIDKELVQKLLNMAPLDNSKVQRYTLIDAPEEWLKNHPYFKYSADKIIFYRTSNPDEKKIWKYLKTKPEYELRMRLYLK
- a CDS encoding GLPGLI family protein → MNKKIYFLILTFLIFQLKAQKSFNSEYQAGYTLDFKNSNLPNAKSQLTTFILLMNSKESYFKSMNVYVGDSLKFYKKIKETGNVENDFKTFSNYDSEYPENIGITTAKIYVTTPVTTAYVSYDEPNNIEWKLVNEFKKIGNARCQKAVTTKYGRNWIAYFNPKIPLNFGPYKFNKLPGLILELYDDKENFHYKLYSFKKRKSVCPFANSYKNVRPAKKEKAYQWKKDSFLTTDFSDILGSTDPETIRQLNKNSRKFYDQYNPIELKPY
- the metI gene encoding methionine ABC transporter permease MetI, which translates into the protein MLNETMISLLSKGVWETVFMTFASGFFGFVLGLPIGILLFLTKKNQLLEHVFYNRILSVLVNIFRSIPFIILIVWMIPFTRSLVGTSIGVNAALVPLSIGAAPFIARLVENSLLEIPQGLIETARALGASPIQIIRKVLLPEALPSLINNASITLITLVGYSAMGGTVGAGGLGQIGYQYGYIGYNAVIMNLVLGLLVALVFIIQFSGDRLAKRFDHR
- a CDS encoding methionine ABC transporter ATP-binding protein — encoded protein: MIEIKNISKTFHQKKQSFKALDDVSLQINRGDIVGIIGFSGAGKSTLIRTVNLLERPDQGQILINGRDFIQLKSKQLAKERKKIGMIFQHFNLLSSRTVFENIALPLELDDLKKEKINEKVLELLRIVGLEEKANEYPKSLSGGQKQRVAIARALANDPYLLLCDEATSALDPATTKSILELLKDINKRLGITILLITHEMEVIKEICNHVAVINKGKLVAKGTLQEIISQREHPVIKQFIHSGNMTIPQELNKKLQKEPNQGLFPLVEIELNELISVEQLLSKIHDEYKIPYQLLKADLEYLGNSNFGTLLIHLKGELEENQKVIYYFNQNKIQNTLRGYA